Sequence from the Rubinisphaera margarita genome:
ATTTCTGACCGGATGCGGAATATCGATGCGTCCGGGATTCGCAAGGTCTTCGACCTCGCCGCGACGATGACCGACCCGATCAACCTCAGCATCGGGCAGCCGCATTTCGACACGCCCGAGCCGATCCGGGAGGCGTTTCATCAGGCCATTGAAAGCGGCCGGAACGCCTACAGTCAGACGCAGGGCATCAAGCCGCTGATCGACCGGATTCAGGCTGATGTCGATCGCGAATACGGACAGGACGACCGCAAGGCGTTCATCACCAGCGGCACCAGTGGCGGGCTGATGCTGGCCCTCTGCACGCTGGTCAACCCGGGTGACGAAGTGATCGTCTTCGATCCCTGGTTCGTAATGTACAAGCATCTGACGACCCTCGCCGGCGGCAAAGTCGTCCAGATCGATACCTATCCCGACTTCAAGATCGACATCGACAAAGTCGCCGCGGCGATCACCGACCGCACCAAGGTCATCCTCTTCAACAGCCCGAGCAACCCGACGGGAGCCGTCGCCAGCCCGGAAGAAGTGCAGGGACTGGCCGAACTGGCGATGAAACACGACATCGCCCTGATCAGCGACGAGATCTACCGCACCTTCTGTTACGACGACAACTTCTGCAGCCCGGTCGAATACAACCCGCAGACGATCGTCATCGACGGCTTCAGCAAATCGCACTCGATGACTGGTCACCGCGTCGGCATCTGCCACGGCCCGCAGCACATCGTGCAGCAGATGCTCAAACTGCAGCAGTTTACGTTTGTCTGCTCGCCGCATCCCGCTCAATGGGCCGCGCTGGCCGCCTGCGATGTCGACATGACAAACGAAGTCAACGACTACCGCGGCAAACGGGACTACATGCTCGACCAGCTGAAGGATTACGAGATCCACGGAGCCGGCGGAGCCTTCTATCTGTTCGTGAAAGCCCCCTGGGGGACCGGCACGGAATTCGTGAAAGAAGCGATTGCCCGCAACCTGCTCATCATTCCCGGCAATGTCTTCAGCAGCAAAGACACCCACTTCCGAGTTTCGTATGCCGCGACGGAACAAACGCTCGAACGCGGAGCCAAGGTGCTGAAAGACCTGCTCCACGCCCGTTGAGACGGGACTCCCTCGTCGCGGCTGAATTCAGCCATGTCGGCGGGGATACGCGAAGCCGTATCCCTGCAGCCTTAAGGTCAGATTGACGTTGAACAAGATGGTGGGTGGCCCGTCCGGCCCGGACGGGTGACGAAGTCACAAGAGGCCCCGCCATCGTCGAGGATTCTTCCTGTGACGAACGATTCCAGAACAAAGGACGCGGATGGCGCGTCCTCTTGTCGCTAACGCGACCCGCCCGTCGTGGCGGACGGGCCACTCTGCGTGTCTTACGTGACCACGGCCGATTCGGTCGGGGTTTCTTCCTTCGGTTTTCGGAAGGCGGCGATGCAGGCTCCGATGAGCAGGAGCATGGCCAGCCAGCCGGAGCCGCTGGGGAGGATGACGAACAGGGCGAGTCCCATCAGGATCAGCACGCCGCTGACCGGACGTCTGCGGGCGGCTGGGTCGGAAGCTCGGACGCTCACGATGACCAGGGCGACGATCAGTCCACTGCAGAGGACCAGCCAGCCCCAGCCGAGGAGCGTGCCGACCCGTTCAGATGACTGGACTCGAATCGTCAGTTGAGGATCACCGCCGACTTTGGAGAAGACGGTTGTCTGTCCATAGACGGGCAATGCGATCGGCAGAGACAGCCCGATCACCGCTTCGCCACGACTTGGAACCGCCTGCTCGGCAAGGCGTTCCATGCCGAACGCTCCTCCCATACCCATCTCCGGAGCCCTTTCATCGGTGATCTCCGGTACAACGGCGAAATCCGAAAATGAATAGGTAAGGCCGAGATCTTCAGTACGCGATTGCGGAACAGCGAAGCGTTTCAGCTGTTCCCGTTCGGACTTCGACTCTCCTGGAGCGGCCCCTTTCGAGACCCCGCTTCTCCGTCCCATACTCTGCTGATTCTGTTCGATCACAATCGAATTCTGGCGCACACTTTCCTCGAGCAGCATTCGACGGTTCAACTCCCGCTCCTGGAACTGCATCAGATCCTTGTTCTTCTTGTCGCTCACCGGTGGAGTGGCTTTCTCCAATTGGAAGTGCTGCGTGGAGAAGTTGACGGATCCATTCCGATCGAGGCCCGAGTTCACACCGCGATTCTGTTCGGCGAAACCGTTCGAGACCTGGATGTCCTGATTGCACCCGAGGACAAACAGACGCCCGAGCGATTGCGATTCCGCTCCGGAAACCGGTTCTCCCATGAGAGCCTGCTGATC
This genomic interval carries:
- a CDS encoding pyridoxal phosphate-dependent aminotransferase yields the protein MSENWISDRMRNIDASGIRKVFDLAATMTDPINLSIGQPHFDTPEPIREAFHQAIESGRNAYSQTQGIKPLIDRIQADVDREYGQDDRKAFITSGTSGGLMLALCTLVNPGDEVIVFDPWFVMYKHLTTLAGGKVVQIDTYPDFKIDIDKVAAAITDRTKVILFNSPSNPTGAVASPEEVQGLAELAMKHDIALISDEIYRTFCYDDNFCSPVEYNPQTIVIDGFSKSHSMTGHRVGICHGPQHIVQQMLKLQQFTFVCSPHPAQWAALAACDVDMTNEVNDYRGKRDYMLDQLKDYEIHGAGGAFYLFVKAPWGTGTEFVKEAIARNLLIIPGNVFSSKDTHFRVSYAATEQTLERGAKVLKDLLHAR